The nucleotide sequence AGCGCAAACATCTGGGAGGGTTGCTGCCGCCGCGCGGAAATGTTGAGGGTCAGGAAAGCGGCGCCGAAACAAACGAAGCCAAGGCAGGTGGCGGCGGACATCCGGCCGGGGAAGCCGGTCGATGGATCGGTGCCCCGGTCACGGTAGATGATTTCGTCGATGCCCAGATTCAATCCCCATACGTATTCAGCGAGCGTGAGCAGGGCGATGATGACGACGACCAGCGCGCAGCCGGTCCCGATGCGGTGGGAGCGGCGGGGGGCCGTTTCATCGCGGAGAAACCACAGCGCCAGCCCGGAGCACAAGACACTCAGGGCCGTGTTGAACTTCATCGTCACCAACCCCGACGAGAGGCTCTTGAGGAAGGGAATGTCGAACTGCCATCCCATGATGACGAGACTTCCGACCGCCACCGCGAGCATGCTGATGACCGTGGCGAAGCGAGCGAAAGTGGGCTGATAGTCAGACACCATGGTAGCCGGTGGGGCGGAGGTGCTCATGGGTTGGTCGGAGGAGTTTCCGGGTGGAGGTTTTCAATGAGGGCAACGAGTTTTTTTAACCGCACCGGCTTACTGAGGTAGTCCGTCGCCCCGGCCGCGATACAGCGCTCCCGATCCTCCGGCATGGCCAGGGCGGTGAGGGCGATAATGGGTATGTGGCGCAACGCGGGGTCACTTTGAATTTCCTTGATGGCGGTCAATCCGTCCATGACCGGCATTTGGATATCCATAAGGATGATGTCGGGCCGGAACCTGCGGGCAGCTTGGACGGCCAGCAGTCCATTGCGGGCGTAGTGCATCACGTAACCCTTGTCGTCGAGGTAGTCACCAACGGTCTGGATGTTGGCCTCATTGTCCTCCGCCAGGAGGACGACCGGACCTGGCGAAGGGGCGCTCGACGGAGGGGAAGACTCCGAAGGGGACGCACGATGCGGATCGCGGTGCAAAAATTTTGCGAGCTGTTCGCGAGTCACGGGTTTGGTAAAATGCGCGACGGCGCCGAGCGCGAGGGACTTTCTCGGTTCGTCAATGATGGACGTGATGATGACGGGGATGTTCCGCGTGCCGGGGTGTTCCATCAATCTGGTGAGAACGATCCATCCGTTCTCATTGGGCAGCATGATATCCAAGAGTATGAAATCAGGCCGCTCGCTGAGCGCGACTTCGACAGATTGTTCACCGCGCACATGTAGAATCGTGGTAATGGAAAACTCGGTGAGATAGCGCTCAATAATTTCACTCGCGTTGGGATCGTCATCGATGATCAAGGCGCGGCGAAAGGCGCGCGGAATGGCCGGCGCGTGGGCAAAAGGGGCCACGGTGCCGACGGGGGCGGGAAGGCCTTCGGCCGAGGGCGAAGGCAGTGTAACCATAAACCGGCTACCTCGATTCGGCTCACTTTCCAGGGTAACGCTGCCGCCGTGCAGTTCCACGAGTTTTGCGACCATGGCGAGACCGAGACCGGTGCCTTCCTGAGCGCGCGAGAGTCCGGAATCAATCTGGGTGAACGCTTGAAACAGTTTGGGCTGATCCGCGGGGGAAATCCCGATGCCGTTGTCCCAGACCGTAAAGCGCACGGCATCTTCCTCGGGCGGCACGGATACGACCAATCCGATCTCACCGCCCTCGGGCGTGAATTTCACGGCGTTGCTGAGCAGGTTGACCAGGATCTGTTTCAGCCGCTTGGGGTCGGCGGCGATTTTGATTCCGTCGTCGCGAGATTCAAACGTGATACGGATGTTTTTGTGCATCGCCTGCGTGCGCACAAACGCGAGGCAGCTCTCGCAGAATTCGGTGGGGTCGAGCGGCTCGGAGTTCAAATCGAGTTTGCCGGCTTCGATTTTGGAAAGATCCAGGATGTCGTTGATGAGCGCCAAAAGATGCTGCCCACTGGTCGAGATCGTGCCGATGGATCGGGCCTGGCGGGGCGAGAGCTCGCCACCGGTGTGTTCGAGCAAGGCCTCGCTCAGTCCGAGAATCGCATTCAGCGGGGTGCGCAGTTCATGGGACATGTTGGCGAGGAACTCGTCCTTGAGTCGTGACGCCTGGTCCAGTTGCCGATTGGCGGCGGAGAGCTCCGCGGTGCGTTGTTGCACACGTTGCTCCAGGTCGGCGTTGAGGGTGCGGACGTCATCCTCGGCCTTCCGACGTTCCGCACTCTCCAACTGCAGTTTTTCATTGGAATCGCGCAGTTCGCTCGTGCGCTGGGCCACCATGCGATCGAGGTCCGAGATGTCCTGCTTAACTTGCTGGTTGAGGCGCCATTTCTCGGTCAGAGCGTGCGCCATTTGCAGCACCTCGATGTTGTCGAAGGGCTTCTTGAGCACGACCAGGTTCGAGGAGTGCTCGATCTTCCGCACCATGTCTTCCCACGAGTAGTCGGAGTAAGCCGTGCAGATGATGATCTGGAGATCGGGTTGCTCCTTGCAAATATGGGAGATGGTTTCGATGCCGTCCCAACCAGGGGGCATGCGCACATCGACGAAAGCCAGGGAGAAGGGCCGATCTTGGCTGATGGCGGCGCGCACCATCTGCAGACCTTCCTGACCTTGAAAGGCGGATTCAATTTCGAAATCCGCCCGGGCCGGCCCCACGACGGCTTCGTCGAATATCTCCGCCGCCAGGGCGGTGAACGAAGGGT is from Synoicihabitans lomoniglobus and encodes:
- a CDS encoding response regulator; this translates as MSNVPPFDHRRILVVDDNPAIHADIRKILCPEGKLDPSFTALAAEIFDEAVVGPARADFEIESAFQGQEGLQMVRAAISQDRPFSLAFVDVRMPPGWDGIETISHICKEQPDLQIIICTAYSDYSWEDMVRKIEHSSNLVVLKKPFDNIEVLQMAHALTEKWRLNQQVKQDISDLDRMVAQRTSELRDSNEKLQLESAERRKAEDDVRTLNADLEQRVQQRTAELSAANRQLDQASRLKDEFLANMSHELRTPLNAILGLSEALLEHTGGELSPRQARSIGTISTSGQHLLALINDILDLSKIEAGKLDLNSEPLDPTEFCESCLAFVRTQAMHKNIRITFESRDDGIKIAADPKRLKQILVNLLSNAVKFTPEGGEIGLVVSVPPEEDAVRFTVWDNGIGISPADQPKLFQAFTQIDSGLSRAQEGTGLGLAMVAKLVELHGGSVTLESEPNRGSRFMVTLPSPSAEGLPAPVGTVAPFAHAPAIPRAFRRALIIDDDPNASEIIERYLTEFSITTILHVRGEQSVEVALSERPDFILLDIMLPNENGWIVLTRLMEHPGTRNIPVIITSIIDEPRKSLALGAVAHFTKPVTREQLAKFLHRDPHRASPSESSPPSSAPSPGPVVLLAEDNEANIQTVGDYLDDKGYVMHYARNGLLAVQAARRFRPDIILMDIQMPVMDGLTAIKEIQSDPALRHIPIIALTALAMPEDRERCIAAGATDYLSKPVRLKKLVALIENLHPETPPTNP